In Cryptococcus depauperatus CBS 7841 chromosome 4, complete sequence, a single window of DNA contains:
- a CDS encoding 3-isopropylmalate dehydratase, large subunit: MPAPTAAPRTLYDKIYDDHVVKSGEGDTLIYIDRHLVHEVTSPQAFEGLRNAGRKVRRPDCTLVTVDHNIPTSSRKNFKNVNTFINEPDSRAQVAALEDNVKEFGLIYFGMDDKRQGIVHIIGPEQGFTLPGTTVCCGDSHTSTHGAFGALAFGIGTSEVEHILATQTLPQAKSKNMRINVEGTLAEGVTSKDVVLHIIGVIGTAGGTGCVIEFAGSTIRALSMEARMSICNMSIEAGARAGMIAPDEVTFEYLQGRPLSPRPGEEWEKAVAYWKTLKTDPGAKYDIEVEIKAEDIIPTVTWGTSPQDVVPINGVVPDPKDFLEAQRGNIVRALEYMGLTPGTPLEKVKIDKAFFGSCTNGRIEDMRSAARVIVASQRNGGPSHVAEGVYAMIVPGSGLVKQQAEAEGLDVIFKKAGFDWREAGCSMCLGMNPDQLKPGERCASTSNRNFEGRQGAGGRTHLMSPAMVAAAALTGYLTDVRTIMGSHFSGDDELKITSYFDYLTPIEMPAAPQQATEETEACQSPVKAAAAGSAGLPKFNVLRGIAAPMWEANIDTDKIIPKQFLKTLLRTGLGKALFWPLRYDVRTNEEIPDFVLNKEPYRHASIIVCTGPNFGCGSSREHAPWALNDFGIRCVLAPSFGDIFKTNCFKNGMLPLELPQADLEALYEDASAGLEIAVDLENQCVVRPNGKPSISFSVDPFRRHCLINGLDDIGLTLEHRDQIEKFEEKRTEIWPWLDGIGYAKKGQKVIAVPVQKTMEKNDW, from the exons ATGCCAGCCCCTACTGCCGCACCAAGGACTCTCTACGACAAGATCTATGACGACCATGTGGTAAAGtctggagaaggagatacTCTTATTTACATCGACAGACACCTTGTCCACGAAGTTACATCCCCTCAAGCTTTCGAGGGTCTTCGAAACGCTGGCCGAAAAGTTCGCAGACCAGACTGCACCCTTGTGACTGTCGACCACAACATTCC AACATCTTCGCGAAAGAACTTTAAGAATGTCAACACATTCATTAATGAACCCGACAGTCGTGCTCAGGTGGCTGCCCTCGAAGATAATGTTAAAGAGTTTGGCCTTATCTACTTTGGCATGGATGACAAGCGGCAAG GTATTGTGCATATTATCGGGCCTGAACAAGGCTTCACTCTTCCCGGTACCACTGTTTGCTGTGGTGACTCTCATACTTCTA CCCACGGTGCTTTTGGTGCTCTTGCTTTCGGCATCGGTACCTCGGAAGTTGAACACATTCTGGCCACCCAGACTTTGCCGCAAGCCAAATCAAAAAACATGCGTATAAATGTTGAGGGCACTCTTGCCGAAGGCGTCACCTCCAAAGACGTTGTCCTCCATATTATTGGTGTTATTGGTACCGCTGGTGGTACTGGTTGCGTCATCGAATTCGCTGGTTCGACAATTCGGGCACTCAGTATGGAAGCACGGATGTCCATTTGTAACATGTCTATTGAGGCTGGTGCTAGAGCTGGTATGATTGCTCCTGATGAGGTTACTTTTGAATATCTTCAGGGCCGTCCACTAAGTCCAAGGCCCGGAGAGGAATGGGAGAAGGCCGTCGCTTACTGGAAGACTCTCAAGACTGATCCTGGGGCCAAATACGACATTGAAGTTGAGATCAAGGCAGAGGACATCATTCCGACTGTCACCTGGGGTACATCTCCACAAGATGTCGTTCCTATCAATGGTGTTGTTCCAGATCCTAAGGATTTCCTTGAAGCTCAGCGAGGCAATATCGTCCGAGCCTTGGAGTATATGGGCCTTACACCCGGTACTCCTTTGGAAAAGGTTAAAATTGACAAGGCTTTCTTTGGGTCATGTACCAACGGTCGTATCGAAGATATGCGTTCCGCTGCACGTGTCATTGTCGCATCGCAGCGAAACGGAGGTCCTTCTCACGTTGCCGAAGGTGTCTACGCAATGATTGTCCCCGGTTCTGGTCTCGTCAAGCAGCAAGCTGAGGCCGAGGGTCTTGATGTGATTTTCAAGAAGGCCGGATTTGACTGGCGTGAAGCTGGATGTTCCATGTGTCTTGGTATGAACCCTGATCAACTTAAGCCTGGGGAGCGATGTGCCAGTACTTCCAACCGAAATTTTGAAGGTCGTCAAGGTGCCGGTGGTCGAACTCACCTTATGTCTCCGGCTATggttgctgctgctgctcttACTGGCTATCTGACTGATGTTCGAACTATTATGGGTTCTCATTTCAGCGGAGACGATGAGCTAAAGATTACATCTTACTTTGACTACCTTACTCCTATCGAGATGCCTGCCGCACCCCAGCAAGCCACTGAGGAGACTGAGGCTTGCCAAAGCCCTGTGAAGGCCGCCGCTGCTGGATCGGCCGGTCTTCCCAAATTCAACGTTCTTCGAGGCATTGCTGCTCCTATGTGGGAAGCCAATATCGATACTGACAAGATCATTCCCAAGCAGTTTTTGAAAACCCTTCTCCGAACTGGTCTTGGCAAAGCACTCTTCTGGCCCCTTCGATATGATGTTCGCACTAACGAAGAGATTCCCGATTTTGTTCTCAACAAAGAACCATACAGGCATGCTAGCATCATTGTTTGTACCGGACCCAACTTCGGATGCGGTTCCTCCAGAGAACACGCTCCTTGGGCTCTCAACGACTTTGGTATTAGATGTGTTCTTGCACCTTCTTTCGGTGACATCTTCAAGACTAA CTGTTTCAAGAACGGTATGCTTCCTCTTGAACTCCCTCAAGCAGATTTAGAGGCTCTCTATGAAGATGCTTCTGCCGGACTTGAAATTGCTGTTGACCTTGAGAACCAATGTGTCGTTCGGCCCAATGGCAAGCCCtctatctctttctctgttgACCCCTTCCGAAGACATTGTCTCATCAATGGTCTTGACGACATTGGTCTCACCCTTGAGCATCGGGatcaaattgaaaagtttGAGGAAAAAAGGACAGAAATTTGGCCATGGCTCGATGGTATTGGGTACGCCAAGAAAGGACAAAAAGTCATTGCAGTTCCAGTGCAAAAAACAATGGAAAAAAATGATTGGTAA
- a CDS encoding 60S ribosomal protein, which yields MAPVKKSKSAKSSESINSKLQLVVKSGKYTLGYKQALKQLRSGKAKLILISKNCLPLRKSELEYYAMLSKTNVHHYDGTNVDLGTAAGKLYRVDIMAIQDAGDSDLLQQETA from the exons ATGGCCCCCGTCAAAAAGAGCAAGTCCGCCAAGAGCTCCGAGTCTATCAACTCCAAGCTTCAGCTCGTAGTCAAGTCTGGCAAATACACCCTCGGGTACAAGCAGGCTCTTAAACAGCTCCGATCTGGCAAGG CCAAGCTCATCTTGATCTCCAAGAATTGCCTTCCCCTTCGAAAATCCGAGCTTGAGTACTATGCCATGCT CTCCAAGACCAATGTTCACCACTACGATGGAACTAATGTTGATCTTGGTACTGCTGCCGGTAAGCTCTATCGCGTCGATATCATGGCTATCCAGGATGCCGGTGACAGTGACTTG CTCCAACAGGAGACAGCTTAA